A single region of the Salvia splendens isolate huo1 chromosome 18, SspV2, whole genome shotgun sequence genome encodes:
- the LOC121776590 gene encoding aminomethyltransferase, mitochondrial: MRGGGLWQLGQSVTRRLAQSDKKTVARRCFASEADLKKTALYDFHVAHGGKMVPFAGWSMPIQYKDSIMDSTLNCRENGSLFDVAHMCGLSLKGKDCIPFLEKLVIADVAGLAPGTGTLTVFTNEKGGAIDDSVITKVTNEHIYLVVNAGCRDKDLAHIEEHMKAFTSKGGDVSWHIHDERSLLALQGPLAAPVLQHLTKEDLSKLYFGEFQVLDINGALCYLTRTGYTGEDGFEISVPSENAVDLAKAILEKSEGKVRLTGLGARDSLRLEAGLCLYGNDMEQHTTPVEAGLTWAIGKRRRAEGGFLGAEVILKQIEQGPSIRRVGLFSAGPPARSHCEIQDEKGQNIGEVTSGGFSPCLKKNIAMGYVKSGHHKNGTKLKIVIRGKVYDGSITKMPFVPTKYYKSP, translated from the exons ATGAGGGGAGGGGGATTGTGGCAACTCGGTCAATCAGTTACCCGGCGCTTGGCTCAGTCGGATAAGAAAACAGTTGCTCGTCGATGCTTTGCATCAGAGGCGGACCTCAAGAAGACAGCTCTGTACGACTTCCATGTCGCCCATGGCGGGAAGATGGTCCCTTTTGCAGGCTGGAGCATGCCGATTCAGTACAAGGACTCGATCATGGACTCCACGCTCAACTGCAGGGAGAACGGAAGCCTCTTTGACGTTGCACATATGTGTGGTCTGAGCCTCAAAGGAAAAGACTGCATCCCCTTTCTTGAGAAGCTCGTGATTGCTGATGTCGCTGGCCTTGCACCCGGAACAGGGACTTTGACTGTATTCACTAATGAGAAAGGTGGCGCAATCGATGATTCAGTGATCACGAAGGTGACTAATGAGCACATATACTTGGTTGTGAATGCTGGATGCAGAGACAAAGATCTTGCCCATATCGAGGAACACATGAAAGCGTTCACATCGAAAGGTGGGGATGTGTCTTGGCACATCCACGATGAACGGTCTCTTTTGGCCCTCCAG GGCCCCCTTGCTGCCCCGGTTTTGCAGCACTTGACGAAAGAAGATTTGAGCAAACTGTACTTCGGTGAGTTCCAGGTGTTGGATATCAACGGGGCGCTCTGCTACCTCACAAGAACAGG GTACACCGGTGAAGATGGTTTTGAAATATCAGTCCCGTCTGAGAATGCAGTCGATCTGGCAAAGGCCATTCTGGAGAAATCAGAAGGCAAAGTGAGGCTGACAGGGCTAGGTGCTCGGGACAGTCTTCGTCTAGAGGCTGGCTTGTGCTTGTACGGAAACGACATGGAGCAACACACAACCCCTGTTGAAGCAGGACTGACATGGGCCATAGGGAAGCGGAGAAGGGCAGAAGGCGGATTCTTGGGCGCAGAAGTGATACTGAAGCAGATCGAGCAAGGGCCATCTATCAGGAGAGTCGGGCTCTTCTCTGCTGGGCCGCCTGCCAGGAGTCACTGCGAGATTCAAGACGAGAAGGGCCAGAACATAGGCGAAGTCACGAGTGGAGGATTCAGCCCCTGTCTGAAGAAAAACATAGCCATGGGGTATGTGAAATCCGGACACCACAAGAATGGCACCAAACTGAAGATCGTCATACGAGGGAAGGTCTACGACGGATCCATCACTAAAATGCCTTTTGTTCCTACCAAGTATTACAAGTCACCTTGA
- the LOC121777985 gene encoding L-ascorbate oxidase homolog, producing MRGAHGGACSLLAALSLLLALHSANADNPYRYYTWKITYGDIYPLGVKQQGILINGQFPGPTIDCVTNDNLIISVYNYLNEPFLLSWNGLQQRRNSWQDGVSGTNCPIMPRRNFTYALQAKDQIGTYFYFPSLGLHKAAGGYGSIKVYSRPQIPVPFPPPAGDYVVLAGDWFKRSQRQLRYFVDGGHNLPFPDGLIINGRGWNGYTFTVEQGKTYRFRISNVGTATSFNFRIQGHLMKLIEVEGSHTVQNTYASLDVHLGQSYSVLVTANQPPKDYYVVASSRFTSKVLTATAVLHYRNSFTKVYGRPPGGPTTEVEWSLNQARSIRRNLTASGPRPNPQGSYHYGLVKPVRTIILANSAPVINGKQRYAVNGVSYISPDTPLKLADYFNIGGVYSTGSISDRPNWGNAYLATSVIQANYRAYVEIVFQNWEKTVQSWHMDGYSFFVVGMDGGQWTEASRSRYNLRDTVARCTTQVYPSSWTAIYVSLDNVGMWNIRSEDWARQYLGQQLYLKVHTSSTSYRDELPIPKNALLCGRAKGHRTRPL from the exons ATGAGAGGAGCCCACGGCGGCGCGTGCTCTCTCCTCGCTGCCCTCTCACTCCTCCTCGCCCTACATTCCGCCAACGCCGACAATCCCTACCGGTACTACACCTGGAAAATCACCTACGGCGACATTTACCCCCTCGGCGTCAAACAACAg GGGATTCTGATAAACGGTCAGTTCCCTGGGCCCACGATCGACTGCGTCACCAACGACAACTTGATTATCAGCGTCTACAACTACCTCAACGAGCCATTCCTCCTTTCATG GAACGGGTTGCAGCAACGAAGGAATTCCTGGCAGGATGGAGTGTCCGGAACAAACTGTCCGATCATGCCTCGTAGAAACTTCACATATGCACTACAAGCAAAGGATCAGATTGGGACTTATTTCTACTTCCCATCACTTGGACTCCATAAGGCTGCTGGAGGATACGGAAGCATCAAAGTCTACAGCCGTCCTCAAATTCCTGTACCTTTCCCCCCGCCTGCTGGAGATTACGTCGTACTTGCTGGGGATTGGTTCAAGAGAAGTCAGAGA CAACTGAGATATTTCGTGGATGGTGGGCATAATCTCCCCTTCCCCGATGGCCTCATTATCAACGGACGTGGTTGGAATGGATACACCTTCACCGTTGAACAAG GCAAAACATACAGGTTCAGGATATCGAATGTTGGGACTGCTACATCCTTCAACTTCAGGATTCAAGGACACTTGATGAAACTGATTGAAGTAGAAGGATCTCACACAGTCCAGAACACTTACGCCTCTCTCGATGTCCATCTCGGCCAGTCTTACTCAGTCTTGGTCACAGCTAACCAGCCACCAAAGGACTATTACGTTGTGGCCTCATCTCGTTTCACTTCCAAAGTGCTCACCGCCACTGCTGTCCTCCATTACCGTAACTCTTTCACAAAAGTCTACGGTCGTCCACCTGGTGGACCTACCACCGAGGTTGAGTGGTCTCTCAACCAGGCAAGATCCATCCG CCGGAACCTGACAGCAAGTGGGCCGCGACCCAATCCACAGGGCTCGTACCATTATGGGCTGGTGAAGCCGGTTAGGACCATCATCCTTGCCAACTCTGCTCCGGTTATCAATGGAAAGCAAAGATATGCTGTGAATGGTGTGTCGTATATCTCCCCGGACACCCCTTTGAAGCTGGCAGACTACTTCAACATCGGAGGTGTGTATAGCACTGGAAGCATCTCCGACAGACCTAACTGGGGAAACGCCTATCTTGCCACCTCCGTCATCCAAGCAAACTACCGGGCTTATGTAGAGATCGTGTTTCAGAACTGGGAGAAGACTGTGCAGTCATGGCACATGGATGGATATTCCTTCTTTGTTGTAGG AATGGACGGAGGCCAGTGGACCGAAGCAAGCAGATCGCGCTACAACTTGAGGGACACAGTCGCGCGCTGCACCACTCAG GTGTATCCGAGTTCTTGGACTGCCATTTACGTATCGTTGGACAACGTGGGAATGTGGAACATAAGATCCGAGGACTGGGCGAGGCAATATCTGGGGCAGCAGCTGTACCTTAAGGTGCACACCTCATCCACATCGTATAGAGATGAGCTTCCGATACCCAAAAACGCTCTACTTTGTGGGCGAGCGAAGGGGCATCGCACCAGACCTTTGTAG
- the LOC121775968 gene encoding glucan endo-1,3-beta-glucosidase 1-like, whose translation MENHNTLAHLFLLILLSLTAHLLPESASAEVIKAQQDKEPFVGVNIGTDVSNLLPAADFVAFLQLQKITHVRLYDANAEILKALAKTKIRVIVSVPNNQLLAIGSSNATAATWIGRNVAAYYPQTLITAVSVGDEVLTTIPGAAPLLMPAIESLYSALVAANLHTQIKISTPNSASVILDPFPPSQAFFNQSLSPVLTQLLQFLSRTQSPLMMNLYPYYVFMQNKGVVPLENSLFKPLTPSKEMVDPNTLLHYTNVLDAMIDSVYFSMKNLNVTDVAVLVSETGWPSKGDSKEPYATADNAGTFNSNLIKRVLDHSGTPLHPEITSSVYIYELFNEDLRSPPVSEANWGLFYGNSTPVYLLHVSGSGTFLANDTTNRTYCIATAGVDAKTLQAALDWACGPGRANCSEIQPGESCYQPNNVHNHASYAFDSYYQKEGRSSGSCDFKGAAMVTTTDPSSGNCVFPGSKIVSNRTNEVVNSTQASGGGRVVGLDFTATTVVHMLSGVLICLFYCSFL comes from the exons ATGGAGAATCACAACACACTCGCTCACCTCTTTCTTCTCATTCTCCTGTCTCTAACTGCTCATCTCCTGCCCGAATCAGCATCTGCAG AAGTAATCAAGGCGCAGCAAGACAAGGAGCCGTTTGTGGGGGTGAACATCGGCACGGACGTTTCGAATCTGCTGCCAGCTGCGGATTTTGTCGCTTTCCTCCAGCTGCAGAAGATCACTCATGTGCGCCTCTACGATGCGAATGCGGAGATTCTCAAGGCGCTTGCGAAAACCAAGATTAGAGTCATCGTCAGCGTGCCGAACAACCAGCTCCTCGCAATTGGCTCCTCCAACGCCACCGCCGCCACCTGGATTGGCCGCAATGTGGCCGCCTACTACCCCCAAACCCTAATCACCGCCGTCTCCGTAGGAGACGAAGTACTCACCACTATCCCCGGCGCCGCTCCTTTGCTAATGCCGGCAATTGAGTCTCTCTACAGCGCTCTCGTCGCCGCAAATCTGCACACGCAGATCAAAATCTCCACCCCCAATTCGGCCTCAGTGATTCTCGACCCCTTCCCCCCTTCTCAGGCCTTCTTCAACCAGAGCTTGAGCCCTGTTCTGACCCAGCTTCTGCAGTTTCTGTCGAGGACGCAGTCGCCGCTGATGATGAATCTCTACCCTTACTATGTGTTTATGCAGAACAAAGGCGTCGTGCCGTTGGAGAATTCTCTCTTCAAGCCGCTCACGCCGTCGAAAGAGATGGTCGATCCCAACACATTGCTGCACTACACCAATGTCCTCGATGCCATGATAGATTCGGTCTACTTCTCGATGAAGAATCTCAATGTCACCGATGTGGCGGTGCTCGTCTCCGAAACCGGCTGGCCTTCAAAGGGGGATTCGAAGGAGCCTTACGCCACAGCTGACAATGCTGGCACGTTTAATTCCAACTTGATCAAGCGCGTTCTTGATCACAGTGGCACGCCGTTGCACCCGGAGATCACTTCCAGTGTCTACATATACGAGTTGTTCAATGAGGACTTGAGGTCGCCTCCCGTCTCGGAGGCTAACTGGGGTCTGTTCTATGGGAATTCGACTCCGGTCTACTTGCTTCACGTGTCGGGGAGTGGAACGTTTTTGGCAAACGACACTACGAATCGGACGTACTGCATAGCCACAGCGGGGGTTGATGCGAAGACGCTGCAGGCTGCTCTGGATTGGGCGTGTGGTCCTGGGAGGGCGAATTGCTCGGAGATTCAGCCGGGGGAGAGCTGTTACCAGCCTAACAATGTCCATAATCACGCTTCCTATGCATTTGATAGCTATTATCAGAAGGAAGGAAGGTCCTCTGGTTCTTGTGACTTCAAGGGTGCTGCCATGGTCACCACAACAGATCCTA GCAGCGGGAACTGCGTATTTCCTGGAAG CAAAATTGTGAGTAATAGGACAAATGAGGTAGTGAACTCAACGCAGGCAAGTGGTGGTGGCAGGGTGGTGGGCTTGGACTTCACTGCGACGACAGTGGTGCACATGCTCTCTGGTGTCCTCATCTGCTTGTTTTATTGCTCATTCCTTTGA
- the LOC121776591 gene encoding uncharacterized protein LOC121776591 isoform X1 → MLTVTFNICQTPVDLNVLQETTNSKSIHIMPLFHTCNSKFHRSNWSCPQNFSNQLKLHSFSHQITSRRWLVCRSQDSISPENEYRSSRNIAISLLRRYRNYVERGGGDNLKEFISAGVNAYELGCTDEGLREELTDMKESGIEIEAMQTYGGNTGLRSNIISQEVDECIMWLSIVFITILCTPQPTVVRWSSSPPVSEEMLISWKGFCAIIANAYYMRGMAWLPVKTLQLEQMAVMGCAEEPSLVASRMRLVFSTLEVVSPQWPRV, encoded by the exons ATGTTGACAGTTACCTTTAACATTTGCCAAACACCTGTGGACTTGAATGTGCTTCAAGAGACTACTAACTCCAAATCCATACATATAATGCCCTTGTTTCATACTTGCAATTCCAAGTTTCACCGGTCGAACTGGTCTTGTCCTCAAAATTTCAGTAATCAACTCAAACTACACAGTTTCTCCCACCAAATCACTTCAAGAAGGTGGCTGGTG TGCCGTTCTCAAGATTCTATTTCTCCAGAAAATGAGTATCGTTCGTCACGTAATATAGCAATCAGTTTGTTGAGGCGGTACAGGAATTATGTAGAGCGTGGAGGAGGTGACAACTTGAAA GAGTTCATCAGCGCTGGTGTTAACGCATACGAATTGGGATGCACGGACGAGGGCTTGAGGGAAGAGCTGACTGATATGAAGGAATCCGGTATTGAGATTGAGGCAATGCAAACCTATGGTGGAAATACTGGTCTAAGGTCTAATATTATCTCCCAGGAA GTGGATGAATGTATAATGTGGCTGAGCATTGTGTTCATAACTATTCTTTGCACACCACAACCAACTGTAGTCAGATGGTCATCCAGTCCTCCGGTGTCGGAAGAAATGCTGATCTCTTGGAAAGGCTTCTGTGCAATTATTGCAAATGCCTACTACATGAGAGGAATGGCCTG GCTCCCAGTGAAAACTCTTCAGTTGGAGCAAATGGCAGTGATGGGCTGCGCTGAAGAGCCATCGCTCGTAGCCAGCAGAATGAGACTAGTATTTAGCACACTTGAG GTTGTGAGTCCACAGTGGCCAAGAGTGTGA
- the LOC121776589 gene encoding U3 small nucleolar RNA-associated protein 6 homolog codes for MADVVQFKLERMLDELDDLERRGLFSRREIAEIVKMRRKFEYRLKRPSPLKEEFLTYIDYEKQLDALRALRKKSLERKSGGDKSKKTISDYAGVARILLIYRLATNRFKGDIELWFQYLEFCRARGHGRMKKALAQLVRFHPKVPGVWIYAAAWEFDNNLNVAAARALMQNGLRSCPASEDLWVEYLRMELTYLNKLKARKIALGEGKASGKNNADEQQWREENKDLFMSLDENVDKISSSQEKPDVFKEHGLTLLDTVYSGAIEALPNSFGLRTQFLDILEATELVNSEEMRTKILHDMKRDFSKDPQYWDWLARVEIADTKGVNSVQLGRAVQVYEEGLKSIPSPIMAELYLKFLMEAVDRDGEAVIQFDTHAPAIEIVSHILEVFKKAESLNCINEDLACQHVSYLLHLSKLVEARVLAEKFCPGKFPNAVNLWTLRLTIEMRCIQNKSLSPSKADLLYIFELLRNILKKLSVSEAESLWIMGLKYFANQRRHFDDLVEMSVLLLTKDGGNDSGFSLSSTIVNYILQRDGVERAREMYKRFLALPHPGLQLYRDCIELESNLASAGDKTGLTNARKLYESALATYDQDASLWCDYHCLEIKMGTSETAAGVHWRARKTHKNNAAQLLSTKS; via the exons ATGGCGGACGTCGTTCAGTTCAAGCTCGAGCGCATGCTCGACGAGCTAGACGACCTAGAGCGCCGCGGTTTGTTCAGCCGCCGCGAGATTGCCGAGATAGTCAAAATGCGCCGCAAATTCGAGTACCGCCTCAAGCGTCCTAGTCCCCTGAAGGAAGAATTTTTGACCTACATAGACTACGAAAAGCAGCTCGACGCCCTCCGCGCCCTCCGTAAAAAATCTCTCGAGAGGAAATCCGGCGGCGATAAATCGAAAAAGACGATCTCGGATTACGCCGGCGTTGCCAGGATTCTCCTCATTTACCGGCTCGCCACGAATCGGTTCAAGGGAGATATTGAGCTATGGTTTCAGTACCTCGAATTTTGCAGGGCGCGAGGTCACGGCAGGATGAAAAAA GCCCTAGCTCAATTAGTCAGATTTCATCCAAAAGTGCCTGGTGTGTGGATATATGCTGCGGCTTGGGAGTTCGACAACAATCTGAATGTTGCTGCTGCCCGTGCTCTAATGCAAAATGGTTTGAGGTCCTGTCCAGCTTCTGAGGATCTATGGGTGGAGTATCTTCGCATGGAACTCACGTATCTTAACAAGTTGAAAGCTCGAAAGATTGCCCTAGGTGAGGGTAAAGCTAGTGGCAAGAATAACGCTGATGAGCAACAGTGGAGAGAGGAGAACAAGGACTTGTTCATGTCTTTGGATGAGAATGTGGATAAGATATCTAGCTCTCAAGAAAAACCGGATGTGTTCAAGGAGCATGGCTTGACCCTCCTTGATACTGTCTATAGTGGTGCAATTGAAGCCTTACCAAATTCCTTCGGTCTAAGAACTCAGTTTCTGGATATACTTGAAGCAACTGAGCTGGTTAATTCAGAAGAAATGCGAACAAAGATACTCCATGACATGAAAAGGGATTTTTCAAAGGATCCTCAGTACTGGGACTGGCTTGCTAGAGTTGAAATAGCTGACACCAAAGGAGTAAATTCTGTGCAGTTAGGCAGAGCGGTTCAG GTTTATGAGGAGGGATTAAAGTCTATACCATCACCTATCATGGCTGAACTTTACTTAAAGTTCCTCATGGAAGCAGTGGATAGGGATGGAGAAGCTGTCATTCAATTTGACACTCATGCTCCTGCCATTGAGATTGTTTCACATATTTTGGAAGTATTCAAGAAAGCTGAGAGCCTTAACTGCATTAATGAAGATCTTGCTTGCCAACATGTTTCATATCTTTTACACTTAAGTAAATTGGTTGAAGCCAGGGTGCTTGCAGAAAAGTTCTGCCCTGGAAAGTTTCCAAATGCAGTGAATTTATGGACTTTACGACTCACCATAGAAATGAGATGTATTCAGAATAAATCTCTCTCACCGAGCAAGGCTGATCTGCTCTATATCTTTGAACTCCTGAGAAATATTCTGAAGAAACTCAGCGTTTCAGAAGCAGAGAGTTTGTGGATTATG GGGCTGAAATATTTTGCAAATCAGAGACGTCATTTTGACGATCTTGTGGAGATGTCAGTTCTATTATTGACCAAAGATGGTGGAAATGATAGTGGGTTTTCACTCTCATCAACAATTGTAAATTATATACTTCAGAGGGATGGAGTTGAACGTGCAAGAGAGATGTATAAGAG ATTTCTTGCATTACCACATCCTGGACTTCAATTATACAGAGATTGTATCGAACTAGAGTCCAACCTTGCATCTGCTGGTGATAAGACTGGCCTGACCAATGCCCGGAAGCTATATGAATCTGCACTTGCTACTTATGATCAAGATGCAAGCCTTTGGTGTGACTATCACTGCTTGGAGATAAAG ATGGGAACTTCAGAAACTGCTGCAGGTGTTCATTGGCGTGCTAGAAAAACCCATAAAAATAATGCTGCCCAGCTCTTATCTACAAAATCATGA
- the LOC121776014 gene encoding uncharacterized protein LOC121776014, whose translation MSSWTCSKCTFINPSAQKSRCEICLTAPLQPLASPPPPPDSMWSCTACTLLNPYSSAICQICGTRATSTIEIDDDDLDFSVGSVFMPLKACSSAKEETTRAGAGDAGYSAELIVGNGGRVDGGKLGFSAGLRVCSNKRKVREENDDGGDDSGGSSIRDSTMAIQAKPHAPCETDVSSESKTWKLLSYNVWFREDLEMHKRMRAIGDLIELHAPDVMCFQEVTPNLYDIFQKSGWWKGYRCSIPDDNSITAPYFCMQLSKLPVKSYSTKPFPNSVMGRELCLAEVDVLPGTTMVVATSHLESPCPAPPTWNQMFSKERVVQANEAVRSLGKHENVIFCGDMNWDDKLDGAFPLAGGWVDAWTELKPGEDGWTYDTKSNKMLSGNRSLHKRLDRFICKLKDLKIRNIEMIGRDAIAGVSYIKEKKVKGQVKELSLPVLPSDHYGLLLTISTT comes from the exons ATGTCATCTTGGACATGCTCCAAGTGCACGTTCATCAATCCCTCCGCCCAGAAATCGCGCTGCGAAATCTGCCTCACCGCGCCACTTCAGCCGCTCGCatctccaccgccgccgcccgATTCCATGTGGTCATGCACCGCCTGCACGTTGCTGAACCCGTATTCCAGCGCAATTTGCCAAATATGCGGCACTAGAGCCACCTCGACTATCGAAATCGACGACGATGATCTCGATTTCTCCGTCGGCAGCGTTTTCATGCCGCTCAAGGCTTGTAGCAGTGCCAAGGAGGAGACTACTCGCGCCGGTGCCGGCGACGCTGGTTATTCTGCTGAGTTGATTGTTGGTAATGGTGGTCGTGTTGATGGAGGGAAATTAGGTTTTTCTGCTGGATTGAGGGTTTGCAGTAATAAGAGAAAAGTTAGGGAGGAAAATGATGATGGCGGTGATGATTCAGGTGGCTCTTCAATTAGGGATTCAACTATGGCTATTCAAGCTAAACCTCATG CACCTTGTGAAACTGATGTGAGCTCTGAATCCAAAACATGGAAGCTTCTGAGCTACAACGTTTGGTttcgtgaagatcttgagatgCACAAGAGGATGAGAGCAATTGGGGACCTTATCGAGTTGCACGCACCGGATGTTATGTGCTTCCAG GAGGTTACTCCCAATTTGTATGACATCTTCCAGAAATCAGGCTGGTGGAAGGGGTACCGATGCTCGATTCCAGATGATAATTCAATCACAGCACCATACTTCTGCATGCAG CTATCCAAATTGCCGGTTAAATCCTATAGCACCAAGCCCTTCCCCAATTCTGTCATGGGACGAGAACTCTGTCTCGCAGAAGTAGACGTGCTGCCAGGAACGACAATGGTCGTTGCCACAAGCCACCTAGAAAGCCCCTGCCCAGCCCCTCCGACTTGGAACCAGATGTTCAGCAAAGAACGTGTTGTGCAGGCTAACGAGGCCGTGAGGTCACTGGGGAAGCACGAGAATGTGATATTCTGTGGGGACATGAACTGGGATGATAAACTTGATGGGGCTTTTCCTCTCGCGGGTGGATGGGTGGATGCGTGGACGGAGCTGAAACCCGGAGAAGACGGATGGACATACGACACAAAGTCAAACAAGATGCTTTCTGGTAACCGGAGTCTGCATAAACGACTGGATAGATTCATCTGCAAGCTAAAGGACTTGAAGATAAGGAATATTGAGATGATCGGTAGGGATGCGATTGCTGGTGTATCGTATATCAAGGAGAAGAAAGTGAAAGGGCAGGTGAAGGAGTTGTCTCTTCCAGTTCTACCTAGTGATCACTATGGTTTGCTCTTAACAATCTCTACCACTTAG
- the LOC121777915 gene encoding glycine-rich protein 5-like: MAMKIIVFLLAAAAFVSAINGRTMAVHESGADMEAEHFRPHFKPYPGFLGGYRGGAGGFRGFGGGFGKGGVGGGFGSGGVGGGFGGWDRSSGGAGSGAGGIGSSKRGGGKSHAGSSGGDDIGAPGDYSDDGSSP; this comes from the coding sequence ATGGCAATGAAGATTATTGTGTTCCTATTGGCCGCAGCGGCATTTGTGAGCGCCATCAACGGGAGGACCATGGCGGTTCACGAGAGTGGGGCTGACATGGAGGCGGAGCATTTCCGCCCCCACTTCAAGCCGTATCCCGGCTTCTTAGGTGGATACAGAGGCGGCGCTGGGGGCTTCCGCGGATTTGGCGGAGGATTTGGGAAAGGCGGAGTTGGCGGAGGATTTGGGAGTGGCGGAGTTGGTGGAGGGTTCGGTGGGTGGGACAGGTCGAGTGGCGGGGCAGGAAGCGGAGCTGGTGGGATTGGAAGCAGCAAGCGCGGTGGTGGCAAGAGCCACGCTGGCAGCAGTGGCGGTGATGATATTGGTGCACCTGGTGACTATTCTGACGATGGATCGTCTCCATGA
- the LOC121776591 gene encoding uncharacterized protein LOC121776591 isoform X2, giving the protein MLTVTFNICQTPVDLNVLQETTNSKSIHIMPLFHTCNSKFHRSNWSCPQNFSNQLKLHSFSHQITSRRWLCRSQDSISPENEYRSSRNIAISLLRRYRNYVERGGGDNLKEFISAGVNAYELGCTDEGLREELTDMKESGIEIEAMQTYGGNTGLRSNIISQEVDECIMWLSIVFITILCTPQPTVVRWSSSPPVSEEMLISWKGFCAIIANAYYMRGMAWLPVKTLQLEQMAVMGCAEEPSLVASRMRLVFSTLEVVSPQWPRV; this is encoded by the exons ATGTTGACAGTTACCTTTAACATTTGCCAAACACCTGTGGACTTGAATGTGCTTCAAGAGACTACTAACTCCAAATCCATACATATAATGCCCTTGTTTCATACTTGCAATTCCAAGTTTCACCGGTCGAACTGGTCTTGTCCTCAAAATTTCAGTAATCAACTCAAACTACACAGTTTCTCCCACCAAATCACTTCAAGAAGGTGGCTG TGCCGTTCTCAAGATTCTATTTCTCCAGAAAATGAGTATCGTTCGTCACGTAATATAGCAATCAGTTTGTTGAGGCGGTACAGGAATTATGTAGAGCGTGGAGGAGGTGACAACTTGAAA GAGTTCATCAGCGCTGGTGTTAACGCATACGAATTGGGATGCACGGACGAGGGCTTGAGGGAAGAGCTGACTGATATGAAGGAATCCGGTATTGAGATTGAGGCAATGCAAACCTATGGTGGAAATACTGGTCTAAGGTCTAATATTATCTCCCAGGAA GTGGATGAATGTATAATGTGGCTGAGCATTGTGTTCATAACTATTCTTTGCACACCACAACCAACTGTAGTCAGATGGTCATCCAGTCCTCCGGTGTCGGAAGAAATGCTGATCTCTTGGAAAGGCTTCTGTGCAATTATTGCAAATGCCTACTACATGAGAGGAATGGCCTG GCTCCCAGTGAAAACTCTTCAGTTGGAGCAAATGGCAGTGATGGGCTGCGCTGAAGAGCCATCGCTCGTAGCCAGCAGAATGAGACTAGTATTTAGCACACTTGAG GTTGTGAGTCCACAGTGGCCAAGAGTGTGA